Proteins encoded within one genomic window of Candidatus Sulfotelmatobacter sp.:
- a CDS encoding sigma-70 family RNA polymerase sigma factor, with amino-acid sequence MQRPQLDSLGDQELVSAFQRDPEARAGREAADVLLRRWRGRIIQWCYRMVRDQELATDLAQECLTRIYRALPRFEPRAAVSSWFFQIVRNRCLSALRSRSLARDPDIDMDELQDPLVGPEDSAAARHQLDRVIRVMEEVLDPMEQSALWLRAHEGMPVDEITRLLGIRSASGARGVLQTARQKLRAALGSEAPEVRGET; translated from the coding sequence ATGCAGCGGCCGCAGCTGGATTCACTGGGCGACCAGGAGCTGGTAAGCGCCTTCCAGCGGGATCCGGAGGCGCGGGCGGGACGCGAGGCTGCCGACGTGCTGCTGCGGCGGTGGCGCGGACGAATCATCCAGTGGTGCTACCGGATGGTTCGAGATCAGGAGCTCGCCACCGACCTTGCCCAGGAGTGTCTGACTCGCATCTATCGCGCGCTTCCGCGATTCGAGCCGCGCGCGGCGGTGTCGTCGTGGTTCTTCCAGATCGTCCGGAATCGCTGCCTGAGCGCGCTGCGATCGCGGTCGCTCGCCCGCGATCCGGACATCGACATGGACGAGCTTCAGGACCCCCTGGTTGGTCCCGAGGACTCGGCCGCAGCGCGCCATCAGCTTGATCGCGTGATACGCGTGATGGAAGAGGTCTTGGATCCGATGGAACAGAGCGCGCTGTGGTTGCGCGCTCACGAGGGGATGCCAGTGGACGAGATCACGCGTTTGCTGGGAATCCGGAGCGCTTCGGGAGCGCGAGGGGTGCTGCAGACGGCGCGGCAGAAGCTGCGTGCCGCGCTGGGCTCCGAGGCGCCCGAGGTTCGGGGGGAAACATGA